One window of Novipirellula aureliae genomic DNA carries:
- a CDS encoding polysaccharide lyase family 7 protein — MVKWNFTLGFAIASVFAISSATAAEPNRPIDLSHWKLTLPTDASNQYGGHAAEVSAAKLTAGFQDPHFQTDAKGHLVFWCPVNGATTGGTKYPRSELREMLDVDSSRVNWPMPGTHVLDARCRVTQVPSNPKVIIGQIHSYTGMSKPLIKLQYVKGRIEALIKESPTKDKDQKQIFAGGDLNTDIAYQIKLQDGVLSITVNGETQSQNVLENDADWANQTFYFKAGAYPQDNEGDESEGARVAFSSLKVSHVQVIARDGSSQGR; from the coding sequence ATGGTGAAGTGGAATTTTACTCTTGGTTTTGCGATCGCATCTGTATTTGCGATATCGTCGGCGACCGCTGCTGAGCCGAACCGCCCAATCGATTTGAGCCACTGGAAGTTGACGCTGCCTACCGATGCTTCCAATCAGTATGGCGGTCACGCGGCGGAGGTGTCAGCGGCAAAACTCACCGCCGGATTCCAAGATCCGCATTTTCAAACGGATGCAAAGGGGCATCTGGTTTTCTGGTGTCCCGTCAACGGTGCAACGACCGGAGGGACCAAGTACCCGCGATCCGAGCTTCGCGAAATGCTCGACGTGGACAGCTCGAGAGTGAATTGGCCGATGCCGGGAACTCACGTTCTAGACGCTCGTTGCCGGGTGACACAGGTCCCCAGCAACCCAAAAGTGATCATTGGCCAGATCCACAGCTACACGGGAATGTCCAAGCCGCTGATCAAGCTGCAATACGTCAAGGGCCGCATCGAAGCATTGATAAAGGAGAGCCCGACAAAGGACAAGGATCAAAAGCAAATTTTTGCCGGAGGCGATTTGAACACGGACATCGCTTATCAAATCAAACTTCAGGACGGAGTGCTGTCAATTACCGTCAACGGGGAGACGCAGTCGCAGAACGTTTTGGAGAATGATGCCGATTGGGCGAACCAGACATTCTACTTCAAAGCAGGCGCGTATCCTCAAGACAATGAAGGCGACGAAAGCGAAGGGGCGCGGGTTGCGTTTTCTTCGCTAAAGGTGAGTCACGTTCAAGTGATTGCACGTGATGGATCTAGCCAAGGCCGTTAG
- a CDS encoding TonB-dependent receptor: MTSVQANTAQKALAVNLDPRRYGSFAEIGAGQEVVRWFFRAGGAAGTIAKSMSAYDMSVSDAIYGECERYVCRQRMEDMLDHEHRLNLERLKEKRGDTTAFFAFADTVSARNFHGTNDCHGWMGIRFQAHPRDEDSQIIIHVRMLDTENSLQQEALGIVGVNLLYGAFFLNHEPDQLIESLLDDLSTRRIEIDMIEFSGIAFRHVDNRVMSLRLVQLGLSNSAMFSASGEVMQPSEVLYKKPILVQRGSFRPITHVNLDMLEAAHEKFTHEVDVEEEEVVTLAEITMRNLQANGDIDLRDFLARADTLAACGMTVLISDYFEYYRLAAYLARYTKKKIGITMGAGSLCELFDEKYYTQLDGGILESFGRMFKNDLKLYIYPLLNRETGELTMVDNLQIAPEIRKLYQYLVEKGCIEQLDNFNPLHLETFSREVLRMIQAGDSSWTEHVPEEVAEVIQDRGFFGCKSSAASQSSVMKRLERHSKPLGSLA; the protein is encoded by the coding sequence ATGACATCCGTCCAAGCCAATACCGCACAGAAAGCTCTCGCCGTTAATCTCGATCCGCGGCGTTATGGCTCGTTTGCTGAAATTGGTGCTGGACAAGAAGTTGTGCGTTGGTTTTTTCGTGCCGGGGGGGCAGCCGGGACGATTGCCAAGAGCATGTCGGCCTATGATATGTCGGTCAGTGATGCCATCTACGGCGAATGCGAGCGCTACGTTTGCCGGCAACGAATGGAAGACATGCTCGACCACGAGCACCGCCTGAATCTAGAACGACTCAAAGAAAAGCGTGGCGACACAACCGCATTCTTTGCTTTCGCCGACACCGTTTCGGCTCGTAATTTTCATGGGACCAACGATTGCCATGGATGGATGGGCATTCGTTTTCAAGCTCACCCGCGTGACGAAGACAGCCAAATCATTATCCACGTACGAATGCTTGATACCGAAAACTCGCTCCAGCAAGAAGCCCTCGGGATTGTCGGCGTCAATTTGCTCTACGGTGCGTTCTTCCTCAATCACGAACCGGACCAGTTGATCGAATCGCTACTCGATGACCTGAGCACTCGGCGAATCGAAATCGATATGATCGAGTTTTCAGGCATCGCCTTCCGACACGTTGACAATCGAGTCATGAGTTTGCGATTGGTCCAATTAGGATTGAGCAATTCGGCGATGTTTTCGGCTAGCGGTGAAGTGATGCAGCCTTCGGAAGTTCTTTACAAAAAGCCCATCCTCGTCCAACGAGGCAGCTTTCGACCGATCACCCACGTCAATCTCGATATGCTCGAGGCGGCTCACGAGAAATTCACCCACGAAGTGGATGTCGAGGAAGAGGAAGTTGTCACGTTGGCGGAAATCACGATGCGTAATTTGCAAGCCAACGGCGATATCGATCTGCGAGATTTTTTAGCGAGAGCCGATACGCTTGCCGCGTGTGGAATGACAGTCCTGATTTCGGATTACTTTGAGTACTACCGCTTGGCAGCCTACTTGGCACGGTACACCAAGAAGAAAATTGGCATCACGATGGGTGCCGGTTCGCTTTGCGAATTGTTTGACGAAAAGTACTACACGCAGCTGGATGGTGGTATCCTTGAATCCTTTGGAAGGATGTTCAAAAACGATCTAAAACTCTACATCTATCCCCTGCTCAATCGCGAGACGGGCGAATTGACCATGGTCGACAATCTGCAAATTGCACCCGAAATCCGCAAACTGTATCAGTACTTGGTAGAAAAAGGATGCATTGAGCAATTGGACAATTTCAATCCCTTGCATCTCGAAACATTTTCACGCGAGGTTTTGCGAATGATCCAAGCTGGCGATTCGAGCTGGACCGAGCACGTTCCAGAAGAGGTTGCCGAAGTGATTCAGGACCGTGGTTTCTTCGGATGCAAGTCAAGTGCTGCGTCACAAAGCAGTGTCATGAAGCGTCTCGAAAGACACTCCAAACCACTAGGCTCGTTGGCGTAA
- the bioD gene encoding dethiobiotin synthase — MNRSPKRLMIAGTDTDVGKTFVGCLVAESFRYSGSQVGVYKPVASDCHAEAGERIADDARKLWNAAGKPGVLADVCPQKFLAPLAPPNAARAEGKTVDAELLVSGVDPWKQGYDILIVEGAGGLFSPLADGFLNADLIKQLARSLGTIDVLIVAANRLGTIHQTLATCTAAKAIGITPIGIVLSDVSNSLDPSADENAAEISRYSDVPVLGRVPYGATRSDVATWADRL, encoded by the coding sequence ATGAATCGATCGCCAAAACGACTGATGATTGCCGGAACCGACACCGATGTCGGCAAAACGTTTGTCGGATGTTTAGTTGCCGAATCCTTCCGATATTCTGGCAGCCAAGTTGGAGTCTACAAGCCGGTAGCGAGCGATTGCCATGCCGAAGCGGGTGAACGGATCGCCGATGACGCACGGAAACTTTGGAATGCAGCAGGAAAACCGGGCGTTTTGGCAGATGTCTGCCCCCAGAAATTTTTAGCACCGCTTGCTCCACCCAATGCCGCGCGAGCCGAGGGCAAGACGGTTGATGCGGAGCTGCTCGTCAGCGGGGTCGATCCTTGGAAGCAAGGGTACGATATCTTGATTGTGGAGGGAGCCGGTGGCCTCTTTAGTCCCCTAGCGGATGGATTTCTCAATGCAGATCTCATCAAGCAATTGGCCCGCTCCCTGGGAACGATCGACGTCCTCATCGTCGCAGCAAACCGACTCGGTACGATCCATCAAACGCTAGCGACCTGTACCGCCGCAAAGGCGATCGGGATCACACCCATCGGAATCGTGTTGAGCGATGTCAGCAACTCGCTTGACCCATCGGCTGACGAAAACGCAGCGGAGATCTCGAGATATAGCGACGTTCCTGTTCTGGGCCGCGTTCCCTACGGAGCAACCCGGAGTGATGTCGCCACTTGGGCCGACCGCTTGTAA
- a CDS encoding carbon-nitrogen hydrolase — protein sequence MTRSVKLGLVQMKDAGTKAAMIENASKWIRDAAGRGAQVICLQELFNGPYPCQSEDHRNFDLAEPIPGESTEAMSKLAAELGVVIVVPLFERRAAGLYHNTVVVMDADGSLAGVYRKMHIPDDPLFYEKFYFAPGDLGFRPIQTKFAKLGVGICWDQWYPEAARLFALSGAEILLYPTAIGWIDEEKDEFGAGQLDAWQTTMRAHSIANGLWLGAPNRVGVEGQLEFWGSSIIVSPRGEVVCEGSQEEGVFIADCCLDEIDLVRTHWPFLRDRRIDAYGGLLHRYNDEPIPFPKP from the coding sequence GTGACACGCAGCGTAAAATTAGGCCTTGTGCAGATGAAAGATGCCGGCACAAAAGCGGCCATGATCGAGAATGCCTCCAAATGGATTCGCGATGCAGCGGGGCGTGGAGCCCAAGTTATCTGTCTACAAGAATTGTTCAACGGGCCTTACCCCTGTCAGAGTGAGGATCATCGCAATTTTGACCTAGCCGAACCGATCCCTGGCGAATCGACCGAAGCGATGTCCAAGTTGGCGGCGGAGCTTGGCGTGGTGATCGTCGTCCCGCTATTCGAACGCCGAGCAGCCGGTTTGTATCACAACACGGTTGTTGTCATGGACGCTGACGGATCGTTGGCAGGCGTTTACCGAAAGATGCATATCCCGGATGACCCATTGTTTTATGAGAAGTTTTACTTTGCGCCTGGCGATTTAGGTTTTCGCCCGATCCAAACGAAGTTCGCCAAACTCGGGGTGGGAATTTGTTGGGATCAATGGTACCCCGAAGCTGCTCGTTTGTTTGCCCTTTCCGGCGCTGAGATTTTGCTCTATCCGACCGCGATTGGTTGGATTGATGAAGAGAAGGACGAGTTCGGTGCGGGGCAGCTTGATGCTTGGCAAACGACAATGCGTGCTCACTCGATCGCGAACGGCTTGTGGTTGGGCGCACCCAACCGCGTCGGAGTCGAAGGTCAGTTAGAGTTTTGGGGGTCCAGTATAATCGTTTCGCCTCGCGGCGAAGTCGTTTGCGAAGGCAGTCAAGAGGAAGGCGTTTTTATCGCCGATTGCTGTCTCGACGAGATCGATCTGGTGCGGACCCATTGGCCGTTTTTACGCGATCGTCGAATCGATGCCTATGGTGGATTGCTCCATCGATACAACGATGAACCGATTCCGTTTCCGAAGCCCTGA
- a CDS encoding sigma-54 interaction domain-containing protein: MAILGNSPNGTSDAPIAGIIGNSPAMQEVYRITRRVAGSNASVLVLGETGVGKELIAGAIHRLSHRSGGPFVRVNCGALSESLLESELFGHVRGAFTGAVANRAGRFEAAAGGTIFLDEINSTTLTLQVKLLRVLQEKEFERVGDTTTLSTDVRIIAASNRDLMNEVHEERFREDLYWRLNVVPIEIPPLRRRREDIPALVSFFLEYYNEINDRYVVHIAPGTLEALQDYHWPGNVRELQNYIERSVVMAETDELTPSLLPLCVTNNEVPVGVERSSGDIDSLTRDVVMRGIGEANLEEGGVHSLVVERVEKELISQVLTVCGGVQTKAAVMLGINRNTLHKKIKDYGLDDSDS, from the coding sequence ATGGCGATTCTCGGTAACTCCCCTAACGGCACCAGCGACGCTCCCATTGCGGGGATCATCGGCAATTCGCCAGCGATGCAAGAGGTTTATCGCATCACCCGCCGCGTCGCTGGCAGCAATGCGTCCGTCTTGGTCCTTGGCGAAACCGGAGTCGGCAAGGAATTGATCGCCGGGGCGATCCACCGCCTGAGTCACCGTAGCGGCGGCCCGTTTGTGCGAGTGAATTGCGGTGCATTGAGTGAAAGTTTGCTGGAAAGCGAATTGTTTGGACACGTTCGCGGAGCTTTTACCGGTGCGGTCGCCAACCGGGCTGGTCGTTTCGAAGCCGCAGCGGGCGGTACCATTTTTTTGGACGAAATCAACAGCACAACGCTGACCTTGCAGGTGAAACTACTTCGCGTGCTGCAAGAAAAAGAATTTGAGCGCGTCGGTGATACGACCACACTCAGCACCGATGTCCGCATCATCGCGGCAAGCAACCGCGATCTGATGAACGAAGTTCACGAAGAACGATTTCGTGAAGACTTGTATTGGCGATTAAATGTCGTACCCATTGAAATCCCACCGCTCCGCCGACGCCGTGAAGATATCCCCGCGCTCGTTTCATTCTTTCTCGAATACTACAACGAAATCAACGATCGTTATGTTGTGCACATCGCGCCGGGAACTCTCGAAGCTCTCCAAGACTACCATTGGCCCGGTAACGTTCGTGAGTTGCAAAACTACATCGAACGCTCCGTTGTGATGGCCGAGACCGATGAGTTGACACCTAGCTTATTGCCATTGTGCGTCACCAACAACGAAGTCCCTGTCGGTGTCGAAAGATCTTCCGGAGACATTGATTCGTTGACCCGCGACGTCGTCATGCGCGGCATTGGCGAAGCGAATTTGGAAGAAGGGGGCGTGCACAGCTTAGTCGTCGAGCGAGTCGAGAAGGAGCTGATCTCGCAAGTGCTAACCGTTTGCGGTGGCGTCCAAACCAAAGCAGCTGTGATGCTGGGGATCAACCGCAATACGCTGCACAAAAAAATCAAAGACTACGGCCTCGATGATTCCGATAGTTAG
- the glgB gene encoding 1,4-alpha-glucan branching protein GlgB — MKPTRPNASKDSVTHKVASPEAKSSAGKSSGTANEANCEAKNERYHWLGAHLETRDGVEGARFAVWAPNATEVSVLTDGNGWQHGSDWLSGSDSGVWSGFIPGVVEGTSYKYGIRTKQGELLHKADPFAFSAEHPPATASIIHSLDNYQWNDSSWMNERAESNWLTRPVSIYEVHLASWKRPWDGRPYHTYRELAPMLVDHVKSLGFTHIELMPIAEFPFDGSWGYQVTGYFAPTSRFGSPDDFRYFVDYCHQHGIGVIMDWVPAHFPYDAHGLARFDGTGLYEHDDPKQGFHPDWKTHVFNYGRNEVCDFLHANARFWLKEYHIDGLRVDAVASMLYLDYSRKDGEWIPNCFGGNENFEAIDFMKQLNTHLHADFPGVMTLAEESTSYGGVSRPVYTGGLGFGFKWDMGWMHDTLEYIKRDPIYRKYHQNELTFRSVYANSENFVLPLSHDEVVHGKGSLLSRMPGDDWQKFANMRLLYGYQYTVPGKKLLFMGCEFGQRGEWNHHSQLDWKQQAEPLNNGLQLFLGDLNRVYKDYPALHELDCTPGGFSWIAADDAAKSIYTYCRTSSDGQQVVVVVNFTPSPHFDYRIGVPGKGSYIEIVNSDSELYGGSNIGNLGLRQTDDQPSHGRPYSLELNIPPLSIVMLTLDSAAATEKADASKA; from the coding sequence ATGAAGCCCACTCGCCCAAATGCGTCAAAAGACTCGGTCACCCACAAAGTCGCCTCACCCGAAGCAAAATCATCCGCTGGAAAATCGTCGGGCACCGCGAACGAGGCGAATTGCGAGGCCAAGAACGAACGTTATCATTGGCTTGGTGCCCATTTGGAAACTCGCGACGGCGTCGAAGGGGCTCGTTTCGCAGTATGGGCTCCAAATGCGACTGAGGTCAGTGTGTTGACCGACGGGAACGGTTGGCAGCACGGAAGTGATTGGCTTTCGGGCAGCGATTCGGGCGTCTGGTCCGGTTTTATTCCGGGTGTAGTGGAAGGCACTAGCTACAAATATGGTATCCGAACGAAGCAAGGCGAACTGCTTCACAAAGCAGACCCGTTCGCCTTTTCCGCCGAGCATCCGCCGGCGACCGCGTCGATCATCCACAGCCTTGACAATTATCAGTGGAATGACTCCTCGTGGATGAACGAACGAGCCGAATCCAACTGGCTGACCCGCCCGGTATCCATTTATGAAGTCCATCTCGCTTCATGGAAACGCCCTTGGGATGGACGTCCCTACCACACCTATCGAGAACTTGCTCCGATGCTTGTCGACCATGTCAAGTCGTTGGGGTTCACCCATATCGAATTGATGCCGATCGCCGAGTTTCCATTCGATGGCTCGTGGGGCTATCAAGTAACCGGCTACTTTGCTCCGACGAGCCGTTTTGGATCGCCCGACGATTTCCGTTACTTTGTCGATTATTGTCACCAGCATGGGATTGGTGTCATCATGGATTGGGTTCCCGCTCACTTCCCCTATGACGCGCACGGGCTAGCCCGATTCGACGGGACGGGGCTTTACGAGCATGATGATCCGAAACAAGGATTCCACCCCGATTGGAAAACGCATGTTTTCAATTATGGACGAAACGAGGTGTGTGATTTCTTGCACGCCAATGCGAGATTTTGGCTCAAGGAATACCACATTGATGGACTTCGTGTCGACGCCGTCGCATCGATGTTGTACTTGGACTATTCACGGAAAGATGGTGAGTGGATTCCGAATTGTTTTGGAGGGAACGAAAATTTCGAAGCGATCGACTTTATGAAACAACTCAATACCCATTTGCACGCCGACTTTCCTGGTGTGATGACTTTGGCCGAAGAATCGACCTCTTATGGCGGAGTTTCGCGGCCAGTCTATACCGGTGGCCTTGGCTTCGGTTTCAAATGGGACATGGGTTGGATGCATGACACACTGGAGTACATCAAGCGTGATCCAATCTACCGCAAGTACCATCAAAACGAATTGACATTCCGTTCGGTCTATGCCAACAGCGAAAACTTTGTGTTGCCGCTATCGCATGACGAGGTGGTTCACGGCAAAGGGTCGCTGCTTTCGCGTATGCCGGGTGACGATTGGCAAAAGTTCGCCAATATGCGACTGCTTTATGGATACCAATACACCGTGCCAGGCAAAAAGTTGTTATTTATGGGGTGTGAGTTTGGGCAGCGGGGTGAATGGAATCACCACAGCCAACTCGATTGGAAGCAGCAGGCGGAACCGCTCAACAATGGGCTACAGTTATTCCTCGGCGACTTGAACCGAGTTTATAAGGATTATCCTGCACTGCATGAACTCGATTGCACACCAGGCGGTTTTTCTTGGATCGCTGCGGATGATGCGGCCAAGAGCATCTATACCTACTGCCGCACGTCAAGCGATGGCCAGCAAGTCGTGGTCGTGGTCAACTTTACCCCATCGCCTCATTTTGATTATCGCATTGGGGTACCAGGCAAGGGATCGTACATCGAAATTGTCAATAGTGATTCCGAGCTCTACGGTGGTAGTAACATTGGCAATTTGGGGCTGCGCCAAACGGACGACCAGCCGAGTCACGGACGCCCCTACAGCCTCGAACTAAACATTCCACCCTTGTCAATCGTGATGCTAACGCTCGATTCGGCCGCCGCGACTGAAAAAGCAGACGCCAGCAAAGCGTAG
- a CDS encoding DUF4404 family protein, giving the protein MPQDDLLKALRSVHQELEEAEHLDPEQVERLRNTMQEIERVIESKAKGGTQLSKQVHESARSFEESHPLLTNTLGRIADMLQQMGI; this is encoded by the coding sequence ATGCCCCAAGACGATCTACTAAAGGCGCTCCGCTCGGTTCATCAAGAGCTCGAAGAAGCTGAACACCTCGACCCCGAACAAGTTGAACGACTACGAAACACGATGCAGGAAATTGAACGAGTCATTGAAAGCAAAGCGAAAGGGGGAACTCAGCTTAGCAAACAAGTGCATGAGTCAGCGCGAAGTTTCGAAGAATCACACCCCTTGTTGACAAACACCCTTGGCCGGATCGCTGATATGCTCCAGCAAATGGGCATCTAG
- a CDS encoding aldose 1-epimerase family protein, whose amino-acid sequence MVNTKYARVLDHPESSIRWDQESPLTMTVETREGEIETRYGRFVGGPADGVEVVEIDTGVMRVVVLPTRGMSIWKIESKGIRFGFDSPIAGPIHPSLVPIDDPSGLGFLEGFDELVVRCGLESNGAPEHDEHGNLVYPVHGRIANLPADALSIEYDEASGRLELIGEVMEARWFAKRLRLKSRLRVRAGSYRVYLLDDVTNELSKPATMQLLYHINIGSPVLDDGAVLEAPIEELAPRDELSAGEIDEWNQFGAPQDNYVERVYFTKLCVDDSNETTTMVRSGDGSCGLAVTHNVNHLPYFILWKNTAAKSDGYVVGMEPATNFPNKRSFETEQDRLVTIEPGETKSFRLSLLPLINEQAVNKTSERIKSLSETFEATVHRQPKAGWSDMS is encoded by the coding sequence ATGGTAAATACAAAATATGCTCGTGTTTTAGACCACCCGGAATCCTCTATTCGTTGGGATCAAGAGTCCCCGTTGACGATGACGGTTGAAACGCGTGAAGGCGAAATTGAAACGCGATATGGTCGATTCGTTGGTGGTCCAGCGGATGGGGTCGAAGTGGTCGAAATCGATACGGGTGTGATGCGAGTCGTGGTGTTGCCAACACGTGGCATGTCGATTTGGAAGATTGAATCAAAAGGAATTCGTTTTGGATTCGACTCCCCCATCGCTGGACCGATTCACCCATCGCTCGTGCCTATCGATGACCCGAGTGGGCTCGGGTTTTTGGAGGGTTTCGATGAGCTGGTCGTACGTTGCGGACTTGAAAGTAACGGAGCCCCGGAGCATGACGAGCATGGGAACTTGGTTTATCCCGTGCATGGACGGATTGCAAACTTGCCTGCCGACGCATTGTCGATCGAATACGATGAAGCGTCGGGACGTTTGGAATTGATCGGTGAAGTGATGGAGGCGCGATGGTTCGCCAAGCGACTTCGTCTAAAGAGCCGATTACGCGTGCGAGCAGGCAGTTACCGCGTCTACCTACTTGACGATGTCACCAATGAATTGTCGAAACCTGCCACGATGCAGCTCCTCTATCACATCAATATCGGTTCGCCCGTTTTAGACGATGGTGCGGTACTCGAAGCTCCCATTGAGGAGCTTGCTCCGAGAGACGAATTGTCAGCGGGCGAAATCGACGAGTGGAACCAATTTGGTGCACCGCAGGACAACTATGTAGAACGGGTCTACTTCACGAAGTTGTGTGTGGACGATTCGAATGAGACGACGACGATGGTTCGCAGTGGCGACGGATCATGCGGATTAGCCGTCACGCACAATGTCAATCATTTACCCTATTTCATTCTTTGGAAAAACACGGCTGCCAAGAGCGATGGGTATGTCGTCGGCATGGAGCCAGCAACGAACTTTCCCAACAAGCGGTCGTTTGAAACCGAGCAAGACCGATTGGTGACGATTGAACCAGGCGAGACAAAGTCGTTTCGATTGTCGTTGTTGCCGCTGATCAATGAGCAAGCGGTCAACAAGACCAGCGAGCGAATCAAGTCGCTCAGTGAAACCTTTGAAGCAACCGTTCACCGGCAACCCAAAGCGGGTTGGTCCGATATGTCTTAG
- a CDS encoding SAM-dependent methyltransferase — translation MGHLFSAQTQLRSIKEILREVAEPLDLNASVRLWDGDVIPLGAAADGKFIISLSGPGVIGALLRKPGLETLVRLYATGHIDFEGGDLIDFSEALKTKRSNRKRLKEIGKWMVAKRTLPFLFAKTEVADLDAGFRDDMVGRDESKRKNTDYIQFHYDVGNDFYKLFLGKEMIYTCGYFRDWNNSLDQAQHDKLDMICRKLRLEPGDTMLDIGCGWGGLICHAAQHFGVKAHGITLSQQQHDYAKAKIAELGLTDQVSVEICDYADHVGTYDKISSIGMSEHIGVANYPRYFDKINSMLRDRGVVLNHAIARSSKKSKRHAAKIRPERKFLLKYIFPGSELTPVGMTTDFMEQSGFEVHDVESWREHYALTTRFWCKNLSANKEQAIELVGQERYRLWVAYLAGASGGFTAGSIKIFQVVATKKASKGLSGMPPTREHLYRIDTDQASYRKVA, via the coding sequence ATGGGACACCTATTTTCAGCGCAAACGCAACTTCGTTCAATTAAAGAAATTCTCCGTGAAGTTGCCGAACCACTCGATCTGAATGCATCGGTGCGACTTTGGGATGGCGACGTTATTCCCCTAGGTGCGGCAGCCGATGGAAAGTTTATCATCAGTCTATCCGGGCCGGGGGTGATCGGTGCATTATTGCGAAAACCGGGGCTCGAAACCCTCGTACGACTCTATGCGACCGGGCATATCGATTTCGAAGGCGGCGATTTGATCGATTTTTCCGAGGCTCTCAAAACAAAACGATCCAACCGAAAACGGCTAAAAGAAATTGGCAAATGGATGGTTGCCAAACGGACGTTGCCTTTCCTGTTTGCGAAGACGGAAGTCGCCGATCTTGACGCCGGTTTCCGCGACGATATGGTCGGACGCGACGAATCGAAACGCAAAAACACCGACTACATCCAATTTCACTACGATGTCGGGAACGACTTCTATAAATTGTTCCTGGGCAAAGAAATGATTTATACGTGTGGCTATTTCCGTGACTGGAACAACTCGCTCGATCAAGCTCAGCATGACAAACTCGATATGATTTGCCGTAAACTGCGGCTGGAACCCGGCGATACGATGCTCGACATCGGCTGCGGTTGGGGTGGGTTGATCTGTCATGCAGCCCAACATTTTGGCGTCAAAGCCCATGGCATCACGTTGTCGCAGCAGCAACATGATTACGCCAAAGCCAAAATCGCCGAACTCGGGCTAACCGATCAAGTTAGCGTCGAGATCTGTGACTACGCAGACCATGTCGGTACCTATGATAAGATATCCAGTATTGGAATGTCCGAGCATATCGGCGTCGCAAACTACCCGCGTTATTTCGACAAGATCAATTCAATGCTTCGCGATCGAGGCGTTGTACTCAATCACGCGATCGCTAGAAGTTCGAAAAAGTCGAAGCGGCATGCGGCAAAAATCCGACCCGAACGAAAGTTCTTGCTCAAGTACATTTTTCCAGGTTCTGAATTGACCCCCGTCGGGATGACCACCGATTTTATGGAACAAAGTGGTTTCGAAGTCCACGATGTCGAATCATGGCGTGAGCATTATGCATTGACGACCCGGTTTTGGTGCAAAAACCTATCGGCGAATAAGGAACAGGCGATCGAACTCGTGGGCCAAGAACGTTACCGACTATGGGTCGCCTATCTGGCCGGTGCCTCGGGCGGCTTCACGGCAGGTTCGATCAAGATTTTTCAAGTCGTCGCGACGAAAAAGGCATCCAAAGGATTGTCGGGGATGCCGCCAACCCGAGAGCACTTGTATCGCATCGATACCGATCAAGCGAGCTATCGAAAGGTAGCGTGA